A section of the Harmonia axyridis chromosome 2, icHarAxyr1.1, whole genome shotgun sequence genome encodes:
- the LOC123673419 gene encoding zinc finger protein 711-like, with translation METYSKIFPDENNHLRVKMEMGEADDSYEKGNSFDLDFQYTIEDKKNEIMDIVQHYTDENGMRSSLEYERGQFAFNQKSNVDGHIDAVHLNKKEHTCHLCEFAANQKYDLKKHIDYVHLNKKEHKCHLCDYAANQKNNLKMHIDSFHLNKKQHKCHLCEFAANQKHGLKSHIDFVHLNKKEHKCHLCEYATNQKSNLKKHIDSVHLNKREHKCHLCI, from the exons atggaaacatactcaaaaattttccctgatgaaaataatcatcTCAGAGTAAAGATGGAAATGGGAGAAGCTGATGATAGCTATGAAAAAGGAAACTCATTTGACTTGGA ttttcaATACACGATTGAGgataaaaagaatgaaatcatgGATATTGTTCAGCATTACACTGATGAGAATGGAATGAGATCGTCTCTTGAATATGAAAGAGGACAATTTGCTTTCAACCAGAAAAGCAATGTCGATGGgcatatagatgctgtccatttgaataaaaaagaacatacatgtcacttatgtgagtttgcagccaatcagaaataTGACCTCAAAAAACATATAGAttatgtccatttgaataaaaaagaacataaatgtcacttatgtgattatgcagccaatcagaaaaataacctcaaaatgcatatagattctttccatttgaataaaaaacaacataaatgtcacttatgtgagtttgcagccaatcagaaacatgGCCTCAAAAGTCATATAGAttttgtccatttgaataaaaaagaacataaatgtcacttatgtgagtatgcaaCCAATCAGAAAagtaacctcaaaaagcatatagattccgtccatttgaataaaagagaacataaatgtcacttat gcatatag
- the LOC123672293 gene encoding uncharacterized protein LOC123672293 — translation MKQKKFTPSRVSTGTSVSQKYFINVLFGNKYTQHGIKIGNIKPDQCIQEKKIPYSGKGLEVCQSDPRLVAFLNGVIFKNGESVKLLEIKCLFIGQIISAENTEHHCQYLRK, via the exons ATGAAGCAGAAGAAATTTACTCCTTCAAGGGTATCGACTGGGACATCAGTATCCCAGAAGTATTTTATAAATGTACTGTTCGGCAATAAATATACCCAGCATGGAATTAAAATTGGGAATATAAAGCCAGATCAGTGTATTCAAG agaaaaaaataccaTATTCAGGAAAAGGACTTGAAGTTTGTCAGTCGGACCCGAGGCTTGTTGCTTTTCTGAATggtgttattttcaaaaatggggagtcagtgaaattattggaaatcaaatgtctATTCATTG gtcaaattatttctgctgaaaatacTGAGCACCATTGccaatatttgagaaaatga
- the LOC123672290 gene encoding tectonic-1-like → MNNKLLLILILVRVCTCVFTRLNHVDNTVTTMITTDFYNTTELTTEFEYNVSTSPNTTDFSTIKTNETVKFTNKLNFESDVGASCLCDLHVKECDIGCCCDEDCSYEKKKIFEQCDEIASVNVDRTFCQYLEKDYVNFTVHEWEIQNNDFLCVAKTNLPPSFTLQREKPFRSYTEKVLRVKTENFWPNNHVKTRTGVNFSEPYIQGISIKYVVDNSTLDKFKLSDTFFGIGCTSQSEINYLHDFESQCVHVLNENNNFLKPDFYESILFIAQPEEFNKTAFKNKFLTCPEPICLRPNLKICTDVNLRDCKDANKTKIAFGCDEEQIHISCRNIVDSLKYTIHHNGVEGIKNITLQIHVSNVSCGYGQQYEINQISSVEYKWADVETNYSNILSGNPGYLIGKPILVGILVNGTISRDAHQYRENFLVLPQEDMGICEVGEHLYQPIEFGYSTVLLCKIKGSLPVRNNSKPVDICKKLQTDIFEYWRIVDTNGTVLNRTYGLFGNANSSIREEWGDILFEKKPKEILDKITGRMWNKNKTLSCRGLVFQLNVDIYHAKVDVKKLVDQEKILGIMNQFHLSSGDESSFNIINRTITYAFDLDTRVAFYDITSHKSRIIVDAPSLNIKLPSDFFYPFVKMGNSGSILTVHNFSLIYFCIYIISLHF, encoded by the exons ATGAATAATAAGTTGTTGTTAATTTTGATATTGGTTCGGGTTTGCACGTGTGTTTTTACTCGACTGAACCATGTTGATAACACGGTCACTACCATGATCACAACAGATTTCTATAATACCACTGAACTAACGACCGAATTTGAATATAACGTGTCTACCTCTCCCAATACGACTGACTTTTCAACAATTAAAACTAACGAAACCGTGAAGTTCACGAATAAACTGAATTTCGAGAGTGACGTAGGAGCGAGTTGCCTGTGCGATCTCCACGTCAAAGAGTGCGACATAGGGTGTTGTTGTGATGAAGATTGCTCCTACGAGAAGAAGAAAATCTTCGAACAATGTGATGAAATCGCAAGTGTCAATGTCGATAGGACTTTCTGCCAGTACCTGGAAAAGGATTACGTGAATTTTACGGTTCACGAATGGGAAATTCAGAATAACGATTTTTTGTGCGTGGCGAAAACGAACCTGCCTCCGTCGTTTACTCTGCAGAGGGAAAAG CCTTTCAgaagttatacagaaaaagtATTACGGGTGAAAACAGAAAACTTCTGGCCCAATAATCACGTTAAAACTCGCACAGGAGTAAATTTTTCTGAACCTTATATTCAAGGAATTTCCATTAAATATGTTGTGGATAATTCAACACTGGATAAATTTA AACTGAGCGATACCTTCTTTGGAATCGGATGTACCTCTCAAAGTGAGATCAACTATCTTCACGACTTTGAAAGTCAGTGTGTCCATGTGCTGAATGAGAATAACAATTTTCTGAAACCAGATTTCTATGAGTCTATTCTCTTCATTGCTCAACCAGAAGAATTCAATAAGACTGCTTTTAAAAATAAGTTCTTG acaTGTCCAGAACCTATCTGCTTGAGACCGAATTTGAAGATATGTACTGATGTTAATTTACGAGATTGCAAAGAtgctaataaaacaaaaattgctTTTGGCTGTGACGAGGAACAAATACATATTAGTTGTCGGAATATCGTCGATTCCCTCAAATATACCATCCATCACAATGGAGTCGAAGGAATCAAAAACATTACCCTGCAGATACATGTATCGAACGTATCATGCGGATATGGCCAACAATACGAAATAAATCAGATTTCGTCGGTCGAATACAAATGGGCCGATGTCGAAACGAATTATTCCAATATTTTAAGCGGGAATCCGGGATACCTGATTGGGAAACCGATCCTAGTGGGAATTTTAGTCAACGGTACGATCTCGAGAGACGCCCACCAATACCGAGAAAACTTTTTGGTTCTTCCCCAAGAGGACATGGGAATTTGCGAAGTTGGAGAACACTTGTATCAGCCGATAGAGTTCGGTTACAGTACAGTTTTGTTATGTAAGATTAAGGGGTCGCTTCCTGTGCGAAATAACTCGAAACCCGTCGACATTTGCAAAAAATTGCAGAcggatatttttgaatattggagAATTGTAGATACGAATGGGACTGTTCTGAATAGAACCTACGGACTATTTGGCAATGCGAATTCCTCGATTCGCGAAGAGTGGGGAGATattcttttcgaaaaaaagcCGAAG GAAATTCTGGATAAAATAACCGGTAGAATGtggaacaaaaataaaacattgagCTGTCGTGGATTAGTGTTCCAATTGAATGTGGATATTTATCATGCTAAAGTAGATGTCAAAAAGTTAGTGGACCAAGAAAAGATTCTGGGGATTATGAATCAATTTCACTTGTCCTCTGGAGATGAGTCAAGTTTCAATATCATCAATCGAACAATCACGTATGCGTTCGATTTGGATACAAGGGTAGCCTTCTATGATATTACATCTCATAAATCAAGAATTATAGTTGATGCACCTTCTCTAAATATAAAATTACCATCAGATTTTTTTTACCCTTTCGTTAAAATGGGAAATTCTGGTTCAATCCTCACTGTACATaacttttcattaatttatttttgtatttatataatttctcttcacttctgA
- the LOC123672292 gene encoding B9 domain-containing protein 2, producing the protein MAEIHIIGEVDTAKDFRKQHLFCKWYIQIGNNWRVLSGKKEGQTQVASTEFEDICRWSYPIDLHLATSGIQGWPKLYLQVYHLDWLGRSHLFGYGLLTIPTLPGQHDLDCYTWRPVGTLQEKLVQFFLGGGPQLKNPLMILSASDRRKINTEAMGVVSFKITVIFRNFFDYGVEYN; encoded by the exons ATGGCTGAAATACATATTATAGGAGAAGTGGATACTGCAAAGGATTTCAGAAAGCAGCATCTATTTTGCAAATGGTACATACAGATAG GGAACAACTGGAGGGTATTATCCGGTAAAAAGGAAGGTCAAACTCAAGTTGCTTCGACCGAGTTTGAAGATATTTGTAGGTGGTCATATCCAATAGACCTTCATCTTGCTACATCAGGAATTCAag GTTGGCCGAAATTATATCTTCAAGTATACCATCTAGACTGGTTGGGTAGAAGTCATCTATTTGGTTACGGTCTTCTTACCATTCCAACGTTACCAGGACAACACGACCTGGATTGCTATACTTGGAGGCCAGTAGGCACACTTCAGGAGAAACTCGTACAGTTCTTCTTGGGCGGAGGTCCTCAGCTGAAAAATCCGCTCATGATATTATCCGCATCCGATAGACGCAAAATCAATACCGAGGCTATGGGAgttgtttctttcaaaataACAGTCATCTTCAGGAATTTTTTCGACTACGGCGTAGAGTACAACTGA
- the LOC123672291 gene encoding serine/threonine-protein kinase VRK1-like produces MCLLTMPKRNNEKYSDEPNKKIALQDCERSSIDIKPGEILKDICGNEWILGETIGFGGFGVIHHVSERYPKGKEKYVVKIETHASGGLFTEINCYLRICKKDMIKEWTKLKGLPILGIPFYVASGSHVCNGVKYRFLVLPRYEKDLEGILEEKKKFNLKTVLLISKQILQVLEYIHDKGYIHSDIKAANIMLNQVKTNSKRKCLKSKVKKQTEVCSARYKRYDTRPVKHINYNLDQLFDDYSFGFQDESSLLGKGKEKTKIANVTGDQLYLLDFGLASKYRLSTGEHKTCGDERKAHAGTLLFCSRDAHKGIQSRRSDLESLAYNMVYWLTGSLPWINDLENQEMMQRKKRHCFADTAGFLYFCMPDPPRLLKEFFLYIKGLDVQDTPDYDGCQQFITKALMEHGYQDLEFDFDNLEGWRLVKKKISEDMEDVFKRPPLLSNMPAPPILRKKTKKKKINRALKWSRMLSDPEILLKKVRDRKDNNEFPNVLDFDLEKMNPTPAMREVFRKYEERKGLSPNSYPETDLGDLPEGYTPAMAAVRLKMLELQELEEAVKPVKKRQKKARKISKKYKNKECGKTKNKVALPTRTYSLRG; encoded by the exons ATGTGTTTACTTACAATGCCTAAGAGAaataatgagaaatattcaGATGAACCCAATAAGAAAATAGCTTTGCAAGACTGTGAAAGGAGTAGCATTGATATAAAGCCAGGAGAGATTCTCAAGGATATATGTGGAAATGAATGGATACTTGGAGAGACTATTGGATTTGGTGGGTTTGGTGTTATACATCATGTATCTGAAAGATATCCAAAGGGAAAAGAGAAATATGTTGTGAAGATAGAAACTCATGCAAGTGGAGGACTCTTCACTGAAATTAATTGTTACTTGAGAATTTGTAAAAAAGATATGA TTAAAGAATGGACAAAACTAAAGGGTCTTCCAATATTAGGCATTCCGTTTTATGTAGCTTCTGGTTCCCATGTATGCAATGGTGTAAAGTATCGTTTTTTAGTATTACCTCGATATGAAAAAGACCTTGAAGGAATTCTGGAAGAGAAAAAGAAATTCAACTTGAAAACAGTTCTTCTCATTTCAAAGCAAATACTACAAGTTCTGGAATATATTCATGACAAGGGATATATCCATTCTGATATTAAAGCAGCGAATATAATGTTGAATCAAGTGAAAACTAATTCTAAAAGAAAGTGTCTTAAATCTAAAGTGAAAAAACAAACAGAAGTGTGTAGTGCACGGTATAAACGATATGACACTAGACCTGTGAAACACATTAACTATAATTTGGATCAATTATTTGATGATTATTCATTTGGATTTCAAGATGAAAGTTCCCTACTAGGGAAgggaaaagaaaaaacaaaaattgcaaaTGTTACAGGAGACCAG CTTTATTTGTTAGATTTTGGTCTTGCATCTAAGTACAGACTGTCAACAGGAGAGCATAAAACTTGTGGAGATGAACGCAAAGCGCACGCTGGAACATTGCTTTTCTGCTCTAGAGACGCTCACAAAGGCATACAGTCAAGAAGATCGGACTTGGAATCTTTGGCCTATAACATGGTATATTGGTTGACAGGCTCTCTTCCATGGATCAATGATTTGGAAAATCAAGAAATGATGCAAAGGAAGAAAAGGCACTGTTTTGCGGATACAGCGGGATTCTTGTATTTCTGCATGCCTGATCCCCCGAGATTATtaaaagaattttttctttaCATCAAAGGATTGGACGTCCAAGACACTCCAGATTATGACGGCTGTCAGCAGTTTATCACAAAGGCTTTGATGGAGCATGGGTACCAAGATCTGGAGTTCGATTTTGACAACTTGGAAGGTTGGAgattagtaaaaaaaaaaatttctgaagacatg GAAGATGTTTTCAAAAGGCCTCCATTATTATCCAACATGCCGGCCCCACCCATACTACGtaagaaaacaaagaaaaagaaaatcaatCGTGCATTAAAATGGTCAAGGATGCTTTCTGATCCCGAAATCCTTCTCAAAAAAGTCAGGGACCGGAAAGATAATAACGAATTTCCCAATGTTTTGGACTTTGACTTGGAGAAAATGAACCCTACTCCGGCAATGCGAGAGGTTTTCAGGAAATACGAGGAAAGGAAGGGACTGTCTCCCAATAGCTATCCAGAGACGGATTTGGGCGACCTTCCGGAAGGATACACACCTGCAATGGCGGCGGTAAGACTTAAAATGTTGGAATTACAAGAATTGGAGGAGGCTGTGAAACCTGTCAAAAAGAGGCAGAAGAAAGCGAGGAAGATTTCAAAAAAGTACAAAA